In the genome of Henningerozyma blattae CBS 6284 chromosome 5, complete genome, one region contains:
- the NHX1 gene encoding bifunctional K:H/Na:H antiporter NHX1 (similar to Saccharomyces cerevisiae NHX1 (YDR456W); ancestral locus Anc_5.573), producing the protein MKINNFVVLNSLVIYSSFSLANVIPKTTTDIINQKNEIETIPYHEQIKKNLWEPTKIQDTIAKRNIIVDDDRRPPPPPLKGNNNKNILDVENKAVPNKVINNRPLDNVNKNKNKNKVIPSSIDLINDDDADELLPLPSNELIDNSPLYNPDGTLKKDPNGDGLLDETDPDSSGNADASEEEIFSSWALFIMLFLLISALWSSYFLTQNHITAVHETVLSIFYGMVIGLIIRMSPGHYIQDAVTFDSSYFFNVLLPPIILNSGYELNQINFFNNIISILVFAIPGTFISACVLGFIIFIWTSLGLESVNISFVDALSVGATLSATDPVTILSIFNAYKVDPKLFTIILGESLLNDAISIVMFETCQKFHGQPAKFSSLFKGIGIFLVTFSVSLMIGLMIGLLVALILKHTHIRRYPEIESCLILLIAYESYFFSNGCHVSGIVSLLFCGITLKHYAYFNMSRRTQITIKYIFQLLSRLSENFIFIYLGLELFTEVELVYKPLLIIVTAISICVARWCSVFPLSRFINWIYRFKYNSRSYMSSSDPNNSPYNEEIPYNYQVMTFWAGLRGAVGVALAMGIKGEFKFTLLATVLVVVVLTVIIFGGTTAGMLEVLHIKTGCIDENDISDDEFDIEAPNTFNSRSSQIYLNNYQDNNNINNNNNNNNNNNNDITKSNLNLHSSMTGLINEPTELPNPNTMLTNDDDMNDREISGTPVSLPKSSVDTNPGRIRDKLGNIFRSDSQWFHSFDEQVLKPVFLDNSATSSPNRPPGMNSSDVKK; encoded by the coding sequence atgaaaattaataattttgtgGTGTTAAATTCATTGGTCATATACTCATCATTTTCCCTTGCCAATGTTATTCCAAAGACTACGACAGATATAATCAATCAAAAAAACGAGATCGAAACGATACCCTACCATGAgcaaataaagaaaaaccTTTGGGAACCAACCAAGATCCAAGATACAATTGCAaagagaaatattattgtcGATGATGATCGACGTCCGCCGCCACCTCCTTTAaaaggtaataataataaaaacattCTAGACGTGGAAAATAAAGCAGTTCCAAATAAagttataaataatagacCATTAGAtaatgtaaataaaaataaaaataaaaataaagtaatacCCAGTAGTATAGATTTGATAAACGATGATGATGcagatgaattattaccattaccTTCCAATGAATTGATCGATAATAGCCCTTTATATAACCCAGATGGGACTTTAAAGAAAGATCCAAATGGCGATGGTCTTTTAGATGAAACAGATCCAGATAGTTCTGGAAATGCAGATGCttcagaagaagaaattttttcttcatgGGCTTTATTCATCatgttatttttattgatttctGCCTTATGGTCAAGTTATTTCTTAACTCAAAATCATATTACTGCAGTTCATGAAACTGTTTTATCAATCTTTTATGGTATGGTTATAGGGTTAATCATTAGAATGTCTCCTGGTCATTACATTCAAGATGCAGTCACTTTTGATAGttcttatttctttaatgtCCTTTTACCACCtatcattttaaattctggttatgaattaaatcaaatcaatttctttaataatatcatttcaATTTTGGTTTTTGCCATCCCTGGTACTTTTATCTCTGCATGTGTCTTGggttttattatattcatttggACTTCATTAGGTTTAGAAAGtgttaatatttcatttgttGATGCCTTATCTGTAGGTGCAACTTTATCTGCTACTGATCCAGTCACAATTTTATCCATTTTTAATGCTTATAAAGTAGatccaaaattatttaccaTCATTTTAGgtgaatcattattaaatgatgcTATTTCTATTGTTATGTTTGAAACTTGTCAAAAATTTCATGGTCAACCTGCcaaattttcatctttgTTTAAAGGTATTGGTATTTTCTTAGTTACATTTTCTGTCTCTTTAATGATTGGATTAATGATTGGTCTCTTGGTCGCattgattttaaaacataCTCATATTAGAAGGTATCCAGAGATTGAAAGttgtttaattcttttaattgcTTATGAATCTTATTTCTTCTCTAATGGGTGCCATGTCTCGGGTattgtatcattattattctgtGGGATCACTTTAAAACATTATGcttattttaatatgtCAAGAAGAACACAAAtcacaattaaatatattttccaattattatcaaGATTATcagaaaattttattttcatttactTAGGATTGGAATTATTTACTGAAGTGGAATTAGTCTATAAACCTCTATTAATCATTGTTACCGCCATCTCTATTTGTGTTGCTCGTTGGTGTTCTGTTTTCCCCTTAtcaagatttattaattggatTTATAGATTCAAGTACAACTCAAGAAGTTATATGTCTTCTTCAGATCCAAATAATTCTCCTTACAATGAAGAAATCCCTTACAATTATCAAGTAATGACATTTTGGGCTGGCTTAAGAGGTGCTGTTGGTGTTGCATTAGCTATGGGTATTAAAggtgaatttaaatttacttTATTAGCTACTGTATTAGTCGTTGTTGTTTTAACAGTTATTATCTTTGGGGGGACTACTGCTGGTATGTTGGAAGTTTTACATATTAAGACTGGTTgtattgatgaaaatgatatctctgatgatgaatttgatattgaagCACCAAATACTTTCAATTCGAGATCTTctcaaatttatttgaataattaccaagataataataatattaataataataataataataataataataataacaatgatATTACAAAGAGCAATCTAAACTTACATTCATCAATGACTGGATTGATTAATGAACCAACTGAATTACCAAATCCAAACACTATGCTAactaatgatgatgatatgaATGATCGTGAAATAAGCGGAACTCCTGTAAGTTTACCAAAGAGTTCAGTAGATACAAATCCTGGAAGAATTAGAGATAAATTGGGTAATATCTTTAGATCCGATTCTCAATGGTTCCATAGTTTTGATGAACAAGTTTTAAAACCTgtatttttagataattcTGCTACTTCATCTCCAAACAGACCACCAGGAATGAATTCATCAGatgttaaaaaataa
- the GUK1 gene encoding guanylate kinase (similar to Saccharomyces cerevisiae GUK1 (YDR454C); ancestral locus Anc_5.572) encodes MSRPIVLSGPSGTGKSTLLKKLFAEYPDTFGFSVSSTTRNARPGEVDGKDYNFVSVENFKKMIDEDKFIEWAQFSGNYYGTTVASVQQVIASGKTCILDIDMQGVKAVKNKKELNARFLFIAPPSVEDLKTRLVGRGTETDESIKKRLDAATAELEYAKTGAHDQTIVNDDLDKAYTELKNFIFEK; translated from the coding sequence ATGTCTCGTCCAATTGTTTTATCCGGTCCAAGTGGTACAGGTAAGTCTActttattgaagaaattatttgcTGAATATCCAGACACTTTTGGGTTTTCTGTTTCTTCCACCACACGTAATGCCAGACCAGGTGAAGTTGATGGTAAagattataattttgttagtgttgaaaatttcaaaaaaatgattgacgaagataaatttattgaatggGCTCAATTTTCTGGTAATTATTATGGTACCACAGTTGCATCTGTTCAACAAGTCATTGCATCTGGTAAGACCTGTATTTTGGATATTGATATGCAAGGTGTGAAAGCTGTTAAGAACAAAAAGGAATTGAATGCCAGATTCTTATTCATTGCCCCACCATCAGTCGAAGATTTAAAGACTAGATTGGTTGGCAGAGGTACTGAAACTGATGAATCTATTAAGAAGAGATTAGATGCTGCTACAGCAGAATTGGAATATGCCAAGACTGGAGCTCATGATCAAACCATTGTTAATGATGATTTGGATAAAGCTTATACTGAATTGAAgaactttatttttgaaaaataa
- the USA1 gene encoding Usa1p (similar to Saccharomyces cerevisiae USA1 (YML029W); ancestral locus Anc_5.570): protein MYSVKVDIFYKDTIKSLFKLNIHKRTRILYLLEYLYFKLQSDDRFEITKDINHFELIDMNTDQVLDNRKKINDYLIAKSGSREGTREGTPEDDKFLYMCIGIRYKETTIDLPTRKLDESNFANINVIIETNNNLNYGDYERKILRRRFNDLKMNETTIVQLRKELELMIQEMYARQDKKYCTGEYTVGEFMIKGVDQVFPVEGQGQGQGQGQGDSMRDSMSLGQLIQLDIPKRERQTFKIFFKTKHQMKLNGENDCIQFMPHMDMIEDSLNVDRDEILRVEELIGFVYNNIINIKNLEMDDIKLIYQGKLISDECFLKEDVMDLIDTKKPYKIYVCLKKAEDSIEYGYWRKLFEKNEHHDHEQCEGTLAGTEAKTEAKTEAKTEANTEAKADIVRTGEMYEKCLIDGQEVFLRVNSIEKKKARGKDSASTIASSDDDENVYLSIEGHEIAIGPQDCQVDIPNKQIKLTPRILAKIEGQLDMKISREAVKTSSPVPAQAQAQAPTPTHAHAPTPTPTPPPPPTPTPTPTPHPNGLYTWIMNGLIALVYEIIPVFCRSMYLIILNTFGLMFLILEFSSFLPLWLTIAISMCVIARTISNNPEIIEMWKPIIRRIPALTPEETRRGKEYLFSSRMVERMENGLQNSICQDPAIIEFLSAPGLQTQRTRFIYNLLSNEELEASSNDMRDQARLPKALNSTNVSTNNKIQYIRICVTEWENATHIRTLDARSRRSRARGHAALLRLLASPGTGANPGPAPAQPRQPWHARARAFWARATHLVRGADALQRLALHVTPDPHADGIAVQLAKHVILLALLLFLPLQQHVHGAVAARATPSNDNADNPADRAGHGDARAVHAE, encoded by the coding sequence ATGTATTCTGTCAAAGTGGATATCTTTTATAAGGATACCATTAAAagtttattcaaattaaatatcCACAAGAGAACGAGGATATTGTAtcttttagaatatttatattttaaattacaaTCAGATGATAGATTTGAAATAACAAAGGATATCAATCATTTTGAATTGATTGATATGAATACGGATCAAGTATTGGATAATCGAAAGAAGAttaatgattatttaattgcGAAAAGTGGTTCAAGGGAGGGTACGAGGGAAGGTACGCCAGAGGATGACAAATTCTTGTACATGTGTATTGGAATCCGGTATAAAGAGACAACGATTGACCTCCCCACAAGAAAGCTAGATGAGAGTAATTTTGCTAATATTAATGTTATAATTGAAACGAACAATAATCTAAATTATGGGGATTATGAAAGGAAAATTTTGAGAAGAAGatttaatgatttgaaaatgaatgaaACGACGATTGTCCAATTGCGTAAGGAATTGGAATTGATGATTCAAGAGATGTATGCAAGACAAGATAAAAAGTATTGTACGGGTGAATATACAGTGGGAGAGTTTATGATTAAGGGTGTGGATCAAGTTTTCCCAGTGGAGGGGCAGGGGCAGGGGCAGGGGCAGGGGCAGGGGGACTCAATGAGAGACTCAATGAGTCTTGGTCAATTGATTCAATTGGATATCCCCAAGAGAGAAAGACAAAcgtttaaaatatttttcaaaaccaAGCATCAAATGAAGCTCAACGGTGAAAATGATTGTATCCAATTCATGCCGCATATGGATATGATCGAAGATAGTTTGAACGTGGATCGTGACGAGATTCTTAGAGTGGAGGAATTGATTGGGTTtgtttataataatatcatcaacATCAAGAATTTGGAGATGGACGATATTAAATTGATCTACCAGGGGAAATTGATTAGTGATGAATGTTTTTTGAAAGAGGATGTGATGGATTTGATTGATACCAAGAAGCCTTATAAGATATATGTGTGTTTGAAGAAGGCAGAGGATTCGATTGAGTATGGATATTGGAGGAAattgtttgaaaaaaacGAGCATCACGACCATGAGCAATGCGAGGGGACACTTGCCGGGACTGAAGCAAAGACTGAAGCAAAGACTGAAGCAAAGACTGAAGCAAATACTGAAGCAAAGGCTGATATAGTGAGAACAGGAGAAATGTATGAAAAATGTTTAATCGATGGACAAGAAGTGTTTTTGAGAGTAAACTCGATAGAGAAGAAAAAGGCAAGGGGCAAAGATAGTGCCAGTACAATAGCAAGcagtgatgatgatgaaaacGTCTATTTATCCATTGAAGGGCATGAGATTGCTATTGGGCCTCAAGATTGCCAAGTGGATATTCCTAACAAACAGATCAAGTTGACACCCAGGATTCTTGCCAAGATCGAGGGCCAATTGGACATGAAGATATCAAGAGAAGCAGTCAAGACAAGCTCGCCTGTGCCTGCGCAAGCGCAGGCACAGGCACCCACGCCTACACATGCGCATGCACCCACGCCCACACCaacaccaccaccaccacccACACCCACACCCACACCCACACCCCATCCCAATGGCCTCTACACATGGATCATGAACGGATTGATCGCACTGGTGTACGAGATCATCCCGGTGTTTTGCCGCAGCATGTATCTGATCATATTAAACACGTTTGGCCTAATGTTTCTAATCTTGGAATTCAGCTCATTCTTACCGCTATGGCTGACCATAGCGATTAGTATGTGTGTCATCGCACGCACCATCTCGAATAACCCAGAGATCATTGAGATGTGGAAACCAATCATAAGACGGATCCCGGCATTGACACCTGAAGAGACAAGAAGAGGCAAAGAATACTTGTTTTCCAGTCGAATGGTGGAACGGATGGAGAATGGCCTACAGAACAGCATCTGCCAAGATCCAGCCATTATCGAGTTCCTGAGTGCACCTGGATTACAAACACAACGCACCCGGTTCATCTACAATCTGTTGAGCAACGAAGAGTTGGAAGCCAGCAGTAATGACATGAGAGATCAGGCACGCCTACCCAAGGCTTTGAACAGCACAAATGTTTCCACGAATAATAAGATACAATACATTCGTATTTGTGTCACTGAATGGGAAAATGCCACCCACATTCGGACTTTGGACGCCCGGTCACGCCGGTCACGTGCGCGCGGCCACGCAGCCCTGCTGCGGCTGCTGGCGAGCCCTGGCACCGGGGCGAACCCTGGCCCCGCCCCAGCACAACCCCGCCAGCCCTGGCACGCACGTGCCAGGGCTTTCTGGGCACGTGCCACCCACCTGGTCCGCGGCGCCGACGCCCTGCAGCGATTGGCGCTCCACGTGACGCCAGACCCGCACGCCGACGGGATAGCCGTGCAGCTGGCCAAGCACGTGATCCTCCTGGCCCTGCTCCTATTTTTGCCACTGCAGCAGCACGTGCACGGGGCCGTCGCAGCACGTGCCACTCCATCCAACGACAATGCTGACAACCCTGCAGATCGGGCTGGCCACGGCGATGCTCGCGCCGTGCATGCcgagtga
- the TBLA0E02940 gene encoding uncharacterized protein: MTFSNFENTIHNDGSENGNNRRLLISNSSSSTARTTSSSSSSTASNASTTTAGSNVYYYMNYTPSTFSFNYSTPYPTPSPEESQFEELADYSGTTTVNSSQSETSTDDLSDVSTIIDTDHNINNESDNTSSSSSSHRADIETLSDLDFDKTVEEDEEDEKILDEVENEQYQKNTNKDNDDDEGGHYNNNNTNNNSNNTPVASNSTSIFDNTNRSNTINYRSKHFCCDTHKRSRSKVPKTYSFRNYCVIAGTLSPPPYDLYLFDTPPTKSTNFNERVENFFERGRDLHTHIHDELARGPTKKKAKTRVFFKVIKGDKIKSTIVTTNGSKLKTRVVYLNK, encoded by the coding sequence atgactttttcaaattttgaaaatactATTCATAATGATGGTTCTGAAAACGGCAATAATAGAAGATTGcttatttcaaattcctCGTCTTCTACAGCTCGTACGACAAGTAGTAGCAGTAGTAGTACTGCAAGTAATGCAAGCACGACTACTGCTGGGAGTAAcgtttattattatatgaaTTATACTCCAAGTACGTTTAGCTTTAACTATTCAACTCCTTATCCAACTCCTTCCCCTGAAGAAAGtcaatttgaagaattggCTGATTATTCAGGTACTACCACTGTCAATTCATCTCAGTCCGAAACTTCCACAGATGATTTATCTGACGTTTCCACTATAATTGACACCGAtcataatatcaataatgaGTCTGACAAtacttcttcttcctcaTCTTCCCATAGAGCAGATATTGAAACCTTATCAGATCTAGATTTTGACAAAACCGtggaagaagatgaagaagatgaaaagaTCTTAGATGAAGTGGAAAATGaacaatatcaaaaaaacactaataaagataatgatgatgatgaaggtGGTCattacaataataacaatactaataataatagtaataatacaCCTGTAGCAAGCAACTCTACAAGTATCTTTGATAATACCAATAGAAGTAATACAATTAATTATCGCAGTAAACACTTTTGTTGTGATACGCATAAAAGAAGTAGATCAAAAGTTCCAAAAACATATAGTTTTAGAAACTATTGTGTCATTGCAGGTACTCTTTCACCTCCTCCATATGACCTTTATCTCTTTGATACCCCACCTACAAAATCCACCAATTTCAATGAGAGGGTTGAGAATTTCTTTGAAAGAGGGAGAGATTTACATACCCATATTCATGATGAATTGGCAAGGGGACCTACAAAAAAGAAGGCTAAAACTAGAGtcttttttaaagttaTAAAAGGtgacaaaataaaatctacTATTGTTACTACAAATGGTAGTAAATTAAAGACAAGAGTTGTTTActtgaataaataa
- the TSA2 gene encoding thioredoxin peroxidase TSA2 (similar to Saccharomyces cerevisiae TSA2 (YDR453C) and TSA1 (YML028W); ancestral locus Anc_5.569): MVAQVQKQAPAFTKTAVVDGIFEEVSLDQFQGKYVILAFVPMAFTFVCPTEIIAFSDAIEKFRQQNCEILFASTDSEYTLLSWTNLARKDGGLGPINIPLLSDKNHSLARDYGVLLEDEGVALRGLFLIDPKRVIRHITINDLPVGRNVDEALRLVEGFQWVDKNGTVLPCNWTPGKATITPNVDDSKEYFQNAN; encoded by the coding sequence ATGGTCGCCCAAGTTCAAAAACAAGCCCCAGCTTTCACCAAAACAGCCGTCGTCGACGGTATCTTCGAAGAAGTCTCCTTGGACCAATTCCAAGGCAAATATGTCATCTTGGCCTTTGTCCCAATGGCTTTCACTTTTGTCTGCCCCACCGAAATCATCGCCTTCTCCGATgccattgaaaaattcagaCAACAAAACTGTGAAATCCTATTTGCCTCCACCGATTCAGAATACACTCTGTTGTCCTGGACCAACCTAGCAAGAAAAGACGGTGGCCTGGGTCCAATCAATATCCCACTATTATCCGACAAGAACCACTCCTTGGCCAGAGACTACGGTGTGTTGTTGGAAGACGAAGGTGTTGCTCTAAGAGGTTTGTTTTTGATCGACCCAAAACGCGTCATCAGACACATCACCATCAATGATTTGCCAGTCGGCAGAAACGTCGATGAAGCTTTAAGATTGGTTGAAGGTTTCCAATGGGTCGACAAGAATGGTACTGTTTTGCCATGCAATTGGACTCCTGGTAAAGCTACCATCACTCCAAATGTTGACGACAGTAAGGAATATTTCCAAAACGCAAACTAG
- the TBLA0E02880 gene encoding uncharacterized protein (similar to Saccharomyces cerevisiae NDC1 (YML031W); ancestral locus Anc_5.574), which translates to MRMSKRILKYSVIFNGICKIRYNNTVKYTVFPLALVEAALVVSFSTFNSLWAFFTIILRKFLLIFISSIIVVIIKNIYFHIDYIVFSKFLILDILSKLFSFKTLIIHLSFSISILSYIISLNSIITSEKAYQLIILTPIIYTLQHIIFDLDRPPYGYTSTFIQNNNNGFYFLNNRIIIKSILLSACNFILSILFWLDFNSLNFIIPLLIFLHFEIIMLSFNNKIMMGPIYKNHLLSTYSSYPIKTLLDGLKYRPNSNQAFVRVTAFQELSLRAISLDPNDRKEIYYIKYFNPIFKLCLDVIENTYEEINEYLITLEPDAYKLDRNRNKKFTPKYRYTKYGYSNIETSNSTSIIHSFGQKLMKSFNIFSFNNEKINKNKLAEKLVPIPMLFTSSMLSITSLLIVGINSKDSLISELVKLSLNESLIKIKNSIGVMGNWVEKWEDLKRSNLKTDELENESNNNHNNLDLISALYEVSVGSFLEIISECKDSLNDVILDDDVVQLSKWVLETYSYKDNKYDDYLQNNDNEYYRKDAFRPVDDSSVQCFIDDDDDYEEEYRKYLNDPY; encoded by the coding sequence ATGAGAATGAGCAAACGCATATTAAAGTATTCTGTCATATTTAATGGAATATGTAAAATACGATACAATAATACAGTTAAATATACAGTATTTCCCCTGGCATTAGTTGAAGCAGCACTAGTTGTTTCATTTTCGACGTTCAATTCTCTTTGGGCATTTTTTACTATAATATTGAGGaagtttttattaatttttatttcttctattatagttgtaataataaaaaatatctatttccatattgattatattgtattttcaaaatttttaattctagATATTCTatccaaattattttcttttaaaacattGATTATTCacttatcattttctatttccattttaagttatattatttcattgAATTCAATAATCACTTCAGAGAAAGCGTAtcaactaataattttgacaCCAATAATCTACACATTACAGcatataatttttgatttagatAGACCACCATATGGTTACACTTCAacatttattcaaaataacaataatggcttttattttttaaacaataggataattattaaatcgATTCTATTATCTGCTTGCAATTTCATATtatctatattattttggttagattttaattctttaaatttcatAATACCACTATTAATCTTCCttcattttgaaataattatgctatcctttaataataaaattatgatGGGACCAATTTATAAGAACCATTTATTATCAACCTATTCGTCATACCCTATAAAAACTTTACTTGATGGGTTAAAATACAGGCCTAATAGTAATCAAGCATTTGTAAGGGTAACAGCTTTCCAAGAGCTTTCATTACGTGCTATATCCCTGGATCCTAATGATCGTAAAGAGATTTATTACATCAAATACTTTAATCCAATATTTAAGTTGTGTTTGGAtgttattgaaaatacATACGAAGAAATTAACGAGTATTTGATCACTTTAGAGCCAGATGCATATAAGCTCGATcgaaatagaaataaaaaatttactcCAAAATATCGATATACTAAATATGGATATTCTAATATTGAAACTTCAAATTCTACTTCAATAATTCATAGTTTTGGgcaaaaattaatgaaatctttcaacattttttcctttaataatgaaaaaattaataaaaataaattagcaGAAAAATTAGTTCCAATACCTATGTTATTTACGTCAAGTATGCTATCAATAACAAGTCTTTTAATTGTTGgtattaattcaaaagattccttaatatcagaattagtaaaattatcattaaatgaatcattaattaaaatcaaaaattcaattggaGTGATGGGAAACTGGGTTGAGAAATGGGAAGATTTAAAGAGAAGTAATCTTAAAActgatgaattagaaaatgaatctaataataatcataataatctCGATTTGATATCAGCTTTATATGAAGTTTCAGTTGGATCATTCTTGGAAATCATTTCGGAATGTAAAgattcattaaatgatgTAATATTGGATGACGATGTTGTTCAATTAAGTAAATGGGTCCTTGAGACTTATTCGTATAAAGACAACAAATATGATGACTATCTACAAAATAATGACAATGAGTATTATCGTAAAGATGCTTTTCGACCTGTAGATGATAGTTCTGTCCAATGTtttattgatgatgatgatgattatgaagaagaatatcgtaaatatttaaacgATCCCTATTAA